The following coding sequences lie in one Halorarum halophilum genomic window:
- a CDS encoding universal stress protein: MSLTVERVLAPVDGSDESLEAVEYAVAVAERYDASVHAVYVLGEEVVRAIETDAVDESEVAEDTEAFTGTVRELAEEHDVGISSSIAYGFSTNRKSRHPGSVILDTAEEISADFIVIPREPLTGEPGEVLEKAAEYVLLYASQPVLSV, translated from the coding sequence ATGAGCCTGACCGTCGAGCGCGTACTGGCCCCGGTGGACGGGAGCGACGAGTCGCTGGAGGCCGTCGAGTACGCCGTCGCGGTCGCCGAACGCTACGACGCGTCCGTCCACGCCGTCTACGTGCTGGGCGAGGAGGTCGTCCGGGCCATCGAGACCGACGCAGTCGACGAGTCCGAGGTCGCGGAGGACACCGAGGCGTTCACGGGGACCGTGCGCGAGCTGGCCGAGGAGCACGACGTCGGCATCTCCTCCTCCATCGCCTACGGCTTCTCGACGAACCGGAAGTCGCGCCACCCGGGCAGCGTCATCCTCGACACCGCCGAGGAGATCTCTGCCGACTTCATCGTCATCCCCCGCGAACCCCTCACGGGCGAACCCGGCGAGGTGCTGGAGAAGGCCGCAGAGTACGTGCTGCTGTACGCGAGTCAGCCGGTCCTCTCGGTCTGA
- a CDS encoding GNAT family N-acetyltransferase, which translates to MSDRIYPDEPAGPFPDPPFSFTDGEGREIEIRPYDGSDGEFEALVEMYDAFDPADRAQGIPPSNEERVRDWLDTILGSGGYNVVAWDGDAAAGHATLVADTDAYELAIFVLQAYQGAGIGTRLIEGLLGHGAANGAENVWLTVERWNRPAVALYKKVGFETTSSESFELEMTARLADSDGDT; encoded by the coding sequence ATGAGCGACCGCATCTACCCCGACGAACCGGCCGGCCCGTTCCCCGACCCGCCGTTCTCGTTCACGGACGGCGAGGGTCGCGAGATCGAGATCCGGCCGTACGACGGGAGCGACGGGGAGTTCGAGGCGCTCGTGGAGATGTACGACGCGTTCGACCCGGCGGACCGCGCGCAGGGAATCCCGCCGAGCAACGAGGAGCGCGTGCGCGACTGGCTCGACACGATCCTCGGCAGCGGGGGCTACAACGTCGTCGCCTGGGACGGGGACGCGGCGGCGGGCCATGCTACGCTCGTCGCCGACACCGACGCGTACGAACTCGCCATCTTCGTGCTCCAGGCGTACCAGGGCGCCGGAATCGGGACGCGGCTCATCGAGGGACTGCTCGGCCACGGCGCCGCGAACGGCGCAGAGAACGTATGGCTCACCGTCGAGCGCTGGAACCGCCCCGCGGTGGCGCTGTACAAGAAGGTCGGCTTCGAGACCACCAGCTCCGAGTCGTTCGAACTGGAGATGACCGCGCGACTCGCGGACTCCGACGGGGATACCTAG
- a CDS encoding DUF5806 family protein, with translation MNSEGGPERDTVGTGAEADSGPGDGASNVDTEPRPADDEPADDEPNEGELGSEPVGDVDEAASRLEDTGTVGDVDTDEDADIGEDAERAGDGERSEGDAGRAGPETADAGSNPSSVPGPDVDADVPADVRKYDRFQKMERAEYDRVNQFLRDRTYVTAREWAIARLCADFRTETGVEMTKIGKNLPRLVPFMTDTYTPQAVNQARASFEEKVNKAGATFLYGAMCGFFTAEQLDDMMYEVTEVAKFLLEVEGVDLAVEDELEAEDRISKVMRDVREASAEVRGEEVKCPECGHVHDPK, from the coding sequence ATCAACTCCGAGGGGGGCCCCGAACGCGACACCGTCGGAACCGGCGCCGAGGCGGACTCGGGCCCTGGCGACGGGGCCTCGAACGTCGACACCGAACCCCGGCCCGCGGACGACGAACCCGCAGACGACGAACCCAATGAAGGTGAACTCGGTTCCGAACCCGTCGGGGACGTCGACGAAGCGGCCAGCCGTCTCGAGGACACCGGAACTGTCGGGGATGTCGACACGGACGAGGATGCCGACATCGGCGAGGATGCCGAGCGTGCCGGGGACGGCGAGCGTTCCGAAGGGGATGCCGGACGCGCCGGGCCGGAGACCGCCGATGCCGGCTCCAACCCCTCGTCGGTCCCCGGGCCGGACGTCGACGCCGACGTGCCGGCGGATGTGCGGAAGTACGACCGCTTCCAGAAGATGGAGCGCGCGGAGTACGACCGCGTGAACCAGTTCCTGCGCGACCGCACGTACGTCACGGCGCGCGAGTGGGCCATCGCGCGACTGTGCGCCGACTTCCGGACGGAGACGGGCGTCGAGATGACGAAGATCGGAAAGAACCTCCCGCGGCTGGTGCCGTTCATGACGGACACGTACACCCCGCAGGCGGTGAACCAGGCGCGGGCGTCCTTCGAGGAGAAGGTGAACAAGGCCGGCGCGACGTTCCTCTACGGCGCGATGTGCGGCTTCTTCACCGCCGAACAGCTCGACGACATGATGTACGAGGTGACGGAGGTCGCCAAGTTCCTGCTGGAGGTCGAGGGCGTCGACCTGGCCGTGGAGGACGAACTGGAAGCGGAGGACCGCATCTCGAAGGTGATGCGCGACGTGCGGGAGGCGAGCGCCGAGGTCCGCGGCGAGGAGGTGAAGTGCCCGGAGTGCGGGCACGTCCACGACCCGAAGTGA
- a CDS encoding aminopeptidase produces the protein MDDRVWEHAEVLVDWSARVDEGDRVVMDVAEDAHDLAVAVAGKLGERGATLLATYGSDEVTRAYLRGHDDEFAENDPKLSMLEAADVYLRLAGGRNTTATADVPAERRRAAAKANVAVREARMATDWVSTVHPTRSLAQQAGMAYEEYQDFVYEAVLRDWESLADEMANMKEVLDEGSEVRIETDRTDRDGGRGPSRRTDLTMSIENRTAVNSAASVAYDSHNLPSGEVFTAPYATGGEVFFDVPMTIDATRVENVWLEFEGGEVVDFEAEQGADAIANVLDTDEGARRLGELGIGMNRGIDRFTDSILFDEKMGDTVHLALGRAYDSCLPEGETGNDSAVHVDMITDVSEDSRLLVDGEVIQRNGTFRWEEGFEE, from the coding sequence ATGGACGACCGAGTGTGGGAACACGCGGAGGTACTGGTCGACTGGAGCGCCCGTGTCGACGAGGGCGACCGGGTCGTGATGGACGTCGCCGAGGACGCCCACGACCTCGCCGTGGCCGTCGCCGGGAAACTGGGCGAGCGCGGCGCGACCCTCCTCGCGACCTACGGGAGCGACGAGGTGACGCGGGCGTACCTCCGCGGCCACGACGACGAGTTCGCCGAGAACGACCCGAAACTGTCGATGCTCGAGGCCGCGGACGTCTACCTCAGGCTCGCCGGCGGGCGCAACACCACCGCAACGGCGGACGTGCCCGCCGAACGACGCCGCGCAGCCGCGAAGGCGAACGTGGCCGTCCGCGAGGCGCGGATGGCCACCGACTGGGTCAGCACGGTCCACCCGACGCGGTCGCTGGCCCAGCAGGCTGGAATGGCGTACGAGGAGTACCAGGACTTCGTGTACGAGGCGGTCCTCAGGGACTGGGAGTCGCTGGCCGACGAGATGGCGAACATGAAGGAGGTGCTCGACGAGGGGAGCGAGGTCCGCATTGAGACGGACCGGACCGACCGGGACGGCGGTCGAGGGCCGTCCCGTCGCACCGATCTGACGATGAGTATCGAGAACCGCACCGCGGTCAACTCCGCCGCCTCGGTCGCCTACGACTCGCACAACCTCCCCTCCGGCGAGGTGTTCACGGCGCCGTACGCCACGGGGGGCGAGGTCTTCTTCGACGTGCCGATGACCATCGACGCGACCAGGGTCGAGAACGTGTGGCTGGAGTTCGAGGGCGGGGAGGTCGTCGACTTCGAGGCCGAACAGGGAGCGGACGCGATCGCGAACGTGCTCGACACCGACGAGGGCGCCCGCCGACTCGGGGAACTCGGCATCGGGATGAACCGCGGGATCGACCGCTTCACCGACTCCATCCTCTTCGACGAGAAGATGGGCGACACCGTCCACCTCGCACTGGGGCGGGCCTACGACTCGTGTCTCCCGGAGGGCGAGACCGGGAACGACTCGGCGGTCCACGTGGACATGATCACGGACGTGAGCGAGGACTCGCGACTGCTCGTCGACGGCGAGGTGATCCAACGGAACGGGACGTTCCGGTGGGAGGAGGGGTTCGAGGAGTAG
- a CDS encoding nicotinate phosphoribosyltransferase yields MDSSAPDFDVVTPAAIREGRATDAYFARTEETLRHAGRNPSVVAEVTADQFPDGEFELLAGVKDAAALLAGHDVDVDALPEGTLFDGGPVMRIEGDYLSFARAETSLLGFLSHASGVATAALECRRAAPDANVLSFGARHVHPSVAAMIERSALVGGFDGFSHVAAGEVIGREASGTMPHALLIIFGRGEQEAAWRAFDEAVPEDTPRIALCDTYSDEKDEVIRAVETLGDRLSGVRLDTTGSRRGDFRHIIREVQWELDARELGDVDVFLSGGLGPDDLRKLRDVGDGFGVGGYVSNADPVDFALDIVEVDGEPAAKRGKLSGAKEVYRTSAGEHLVGLRGRDEPEDGEALLEPLIRDGEIVREFSIDDAAERALEDAELTGFGSDSE; encoded by the coding sequence ATGGATTCCTCCGCGCCGGATTTCGACGTCGTCACCCCCGCGGCCATCCGGGAGGGTCGCGCGACGGACGCCTACTTTGCCCGGACCGAGGAGACGCTTCGACACGCGGGCCGTAACCCCAGCGTCGTCGCCGAGGTGACGGCCGACCAGTTCCCCGACGGCGAGTTCGAACTCCTCGCCGGCGTGAAGGACGCGGCCGCGCTGCTCGCGGGCCACGACGTCGACGTCGACGCGCTCCCGGAGGGGACGCTGTTCGACGGCGGCCCCGTGATGCGCATCGAGGGCGACTACCTCTCGTTCGCGCGGGCGGAGACGTCGCTGCTCGGCTTCCTCTCGCACGCCTCCGGCGTCGCCACCGCCGCGCTGGAGTGTCGCCGTGCGGCGCCCGACGCGAACGTGCTCTCGTTCGGCGCCCGGCACGTCCACCCGAGCGTCGCCGCGATGATCGAGCGAAGCGCGCTCGTCGGCGGCTTCGACGGCTTCTCGCACGTCGCCGCCGGCGAGGTCATCGGCCGGGAGGCGTCGGGGACGATGCCCCACGCGCTGCTCATCATCTTCGGCCGTGGCGAGCAGGAGGCCGCCTGGCGCGCATTCGACGAGGCGGTGCCGGAAGACACCCCCCGGATCGCCCTCTGTGACACCTACTCCGACGAGAAGGACGAGGTGATCCGGGCAGTGGAGACGCTCGGTGACCGGCTCTCGGGCGTCAGGCTCGACACGACCGGCTCGCGCCGGGGCGACTTCCGGCACATCATCCGCGAGGTACAGTGGGAACTGGACGCGCGCGAGCTCGGCGACGTGGACGTGTTCCTCTCGGGCGGGCTCGGTCCGGACGACCTCCGGAAGCTCCGGGACGTGGGCGACGGCTTCGGCGTCGGCGGTTACGTCAGCAACGCGGACCCGGTGGACTTCGCGCTGGACATCGTCGAGGTCGACGGCGAACCGGCGGCGAAACGCGGGAAGCTCTCGGGCGCGAAGGAGGTGTACCGGACCTCCGCGGGTGAGCATCTGGTCGGATTGCGCGGGCGCGATGAACCCGAGGACGGCGAGGCGCTGCTGGAGCCGCTGATCCGGGACGGGGAGATCGTGCGGGAGTTCTCGATCGACGACGCCGCCGAGCGGGCGCTGGAGGACGCGGAGTTGACCGGATTCGGTTCTGATTCGGAGTAG
- a CDS encoding universal stress protein, which translates to MKVLLGMGGSDDSLTALERTVERTRVAGDDLTVAVVENPEVDASLADVESHARSVLDEAGLDAEVRCVRGDAGSRLVDIAESEGFDCIAIGGGQRSPMGKINLGQIAQFVLLNSQVSVMLVR; encoded by the coding sequence ATGAAAGTGCTGCTGGGGATGGGCGGGAGCGACGACTCCCTCACCGCGCTCGAGAGGACGGTCGAGCGCACCCGGGTCGCCGGCGACGACCTCACCGTCGCCGTCGTGGAGAACCCCGAGGTCGACGCGTCGCTGGCGGACGTCGAGTCCCACGCCCGGTCCGTGCTGGACGAGGCGGGGCTGGACGCCGAAGTGCGATGCGTGAGGGGGGACGCCGGGAGCCGACTCGTCGACATCGCCGAGTCCGAGGGGTTCGACTGCATCGCAATCGGCGGCGGACAGCGGAGCCCGATGGGGAAGATCAACCTCGGCCAGATCGCCCAGTTCGTCCTCCTGAACTCGCAGGTGTCGGTGATGCTGGTCAGATGA
- a CDS encoding Hvo_1808 family surface protein yields the protein MRRSSPSEPVRRFGALVLAALLVLSVVAPATAAAVPSEVPKAQSDGEGDGPPDPENDTIGWENGVWHNESIDVNQSDGLTDRELDLFVARSMARVEYIREEEFEATVPVEVISREEYRNRTATDAGNGTAYNRWNDQVWESLFIVGEDTSSAEALSETQGSSVAGFYSPADDQIKIITDSPDSPTVSNATLVHELVHALQDQQYDLTNETYRGQTQDGNLAINGIVEGGANYVEARYSQRCGNEWDCVETPGSEAGGGSPPNLGILLTIFNPYSDGPVYVDELVQEGGWAAYEERMRNPPASTEQVIHVTDEEPEPIEFEDSARNGWETFPGQGENGSDTVGEASIYSMFWYQASEYNADTIDPQTLFATEGQYDVYNYDAAPSNGWANDRVFPYRNGEGENARYGYVWKTAWDTESDATEFRDAYLRMLDAHDARETDEGYYVVPDGPFADAFLVVQNGTQIVVVNGPNVDAVKDIRPSLAPPTETLSETATMAPGTDEDPNGGSDTTADPMPESPTTETTGAGFGFLVAVIAVGVAGLLARRS from the coding sequence ATGCGACGTTCCTCCCCGTCCGAACCCGTTCGGCGGTTCGGTGCGCTCGTCCTCGCCGCCCTCCTCGTGCTGTCGGTGGTCGCACCGGCCACCGCCGCCGCCGTCCCGAGCGAAGTGCCGAAGGCGCAGTCCGACGGGGAGGGCGACGGCCCGCCGGACCCCGAGAACGACACCATCGGGTGGGAGAACGGCGTCTGGCACAACGAGAGCATCGACGTGAACCAGTCGGACGGCCTCACCGACAGGGAACTCGACCTGTTCGTGGCGCGGTCGATGGCCCGCGTGGAGTACATCCGCGAGGAGGAGTTCGAGGCCACCGTCCCCGTCGAGGTCATCTCCCGCGAGGAGTACCGCAACCGCACCGCGACCGACGCCGGGAACGGGACGGCGTACAACCGGTGGAACGACCAGGTGTGGGAGTCGCTGTTCATCGTCGGCGAGGACACCAGTTCCGCCGAGGCGCTCAGCGAGACGCAGGGGTCGTCGGTCGCCGGCTTCTACTCCCCCGCCGACGACCAGATCAAGATCATCACGGACTCGCCCGACTCGCCGACGGTCAGCAACGCGACGCTCGTCCACGAACTGGTCCACGCGCTCCAGGACCAGCAGTACGACCTGACGAACGAGACGTACAGGGGGCAGACGCAGGACGGCAACCTCGCCATCAACGGCATCGTCGAGGGCGGGGCGAACTACGTCGAGGCGCGCTACTCCCAGCGCTGTGGCAACGAGTGGGACTGCGTGGAGACGCCCGGCAGCGAGGCCGGCGGCGGCAGCCCGCCGAACCTCGGCATCCTCCTCACCATCTTCAACCCGTACTCCGACGGCCCGGTGTACGTGGACGAACTCGTCCAGGAGGGCGGCTGGGCGGCCTACGAGGAGCGCATGCGGAACCCCCCGGCCTCCACCGAGCAGGTCATCCACGTGACCGACGAGGAGCCGGAGCCGATCGAATTCGAGGACTCCGCGCGGAACGGCTGGGAGACGTTCCCCGGACAGGGCGAGAACGGCTCCGACACCGTCGGCGAGGCGTCGATCTACTCGATGTTCTGGTACCAGGCGTCGGAGTACAACGCCGACACGATCGATCCGCAGACGCTGTTCGCCACGGAGGGCCAGTACGACGTGTACAACTACGACGCGGCGCCCTCGAACGGCTGGGCGAACGACCGGGTGTTCCCGTACCGCAACGGCGAGGGTGAGAACGCGAGGTACGGCTACGTCTGGAAGACCGCCTGGGACACCGAGTCCGACGCGACGGAGTTCCGCGACGCGTACCTGCGGATGCTCGACGCACACGACGCCCGGGAGACCGACGAGGGCTACTACGTCGTCCCCGACGGCCCGTTCGCGGACGCGTTCCTCGTCGTCCAGAACGGCACCCAGATCGTCGTCGTCAACGGGCCGAACGTCGACGCCGTGAAGGACATCCGCCCGTCGCTCGCCCCGCCGACGGAGACGCTGAGCGAGACCGCGACGATGGCCCCCGGGACGGACGAGGACCCGAACGGTGGGAGCGACACGACCGCGGACCCGATGCCGGAGAGCCCGACGACCGAGACGACCGGCGCCGGGTTCGGCTTCCTCGTCGCGGTCATCGCCGTCGGCGTCGCCGGCCTGCTCGCACGCCGGAGCTAG
- the gnd gene encoding phosphogluconate dehydrogenase (NAD(+)-dependent, decarboxylating) → MELGVIGLGRMGRIVVDRSLDAGHDVVAFDLDAEATAAAAEAGATPADSVSDLADRLGEERRIWLMVPAGDAVDATLDELEPHLDAEDVVVDGGNSHFEDSVRRAESCPAAYLDCGTSGGPASAEAGFSLMVGGPAWAYEELTPVFDAVATGPAGHDRMGEAGSGHYVKMVHNGVEYALMQAYGEGFELLHEGRYDLDLEAVARTWNNGAVIRSWLLELCEEAFREEGSDLGDVADRIEGGSTGTWTVQEALEQEVPLPLIYQALAERFSSRGDGRFSRRLANRLRYGFGRHEVQRE, encoded by the coding sequence ATGGAACTCGGCGTCATCGGCCTCGGTCGGATGGGACGCATCGTGGTGGACCGCTCGCTCGACGCAGGCCACGACGTGGTCGCGTTCGACCTCGACGCAGAGGCGACCGCCGCGGCCGCGGAGGCGGGCGCGACCCCCGCCGACTCGGTGTCGGACCTCGCGGATCGGCTCGGCGAGGAGCGACGGATCTGGCTCATGGTCCCCGCCGGCGACGCGGTCGACGCGACCCTCGACGAACTCGAACCGCACCTCGACGCCGAGGACGTCGTCGTCGACGGCGGCAACTCGCACTTCGAGGACTCCGTCCGCCGCGCGGAGTCGTGTCCCGCGGCGTACCTCGACTGCGGCACCTCCGGCGGGCCCGCCAGCGCCGAGGCCGGCTTCTCGCTCATGGTCGGCGGGCCGGCGTGGGCCTACGAGGAACTGACGCCCGTCTTCGACGCCGTCGCGACCGGCCCGGCTGGCCACGACCGGATGGGCGAGGCCGGCTCCGGCCACTACGTGAAGATGGTCCACAACGGCGTGGAGTACGCGCTGATGCAGGCCTATGGAGAGGGATTCGAACTGCTCCACGAGGGGCGGTACGACCTCGACCTGGAGGCGGTCGCGCGGACGTGGAACAACGGCGCTGTCATCCGGTCGTGGCTGCTCGAACTGTGCGAGGAGGCGTTCCGCGAGGAGGGGAGCGACCTCGGCGACGTGGCCGACCGGATCGAGGGCGGGTCGACGGGGACGTGGACCGTGCAGGAGGCGCTCGAACAGGAGGTGCCGCTCCCGCTCATTTACCAGGCGCTCGCGGAGCGGTTCAGCTCGCGGGGCGACGGGCGGTTCTCCCGGCGGCTGGCGAACCGGCTGCGGTACGGCTTCGGGCGGCACGAGGTCCAGCGCGAGTGA